The Parus major isolate Abel chromosome 4, Parus_major1.1, whole genome shotgun sequence genome has a window encoding:
- the JADE1 gene encoding protein Jade-1 isoform X3 — MKSRICFSFFLRQSRPIYGYEGCLLFPGEIMKRHRLPSSSEDSDDNGSLSTWSQHSRSQRRRTSCSRDEDRKPSEVFRTDLITAMKLHDSFQLNPDEYYVLADPWRQEWEKGVQVPVSPGTIPEPVARVVSETKAVTFTRPRKYIVSSGAEPPELGYVDIRTLADSMCRYDLNDVDVAWLQLANEEFKEMGMLELDEYTMERVMEEFEQRCYDNMNHAIETEEGLGIEYDEDVVCDVCQSPDGEDGNEMVFCDKCNICVHQACYGILKVPEGSWLCRTCALGVQPKCLLCPKKGGAMKPTRSGTKWVHVSCALWIPEVSIGSPEKMEPITKVSHIPSSRWALVCSLCNEKVGASIQCSVKNCRTAFHVTCAFDRGLEMKTILAENDEVKFKSYCPKHSSTKKADAETSSDSPGQENRNGIQDTSLPAHMDPFHSMDQNQEEAHRVSLRKQKLQQLEDEFYTFVESLEVAKVLRLPEEPVEFLYQYWKLKRKSNFNKPLITPKKDEEDNLAKREQDVLFRRLQLFTHLRQDLERVRNLTYMVTRREKIKRSVCKVQEQIFNSYTKQLEQERVSGVPSSFASMENTVLFNSPSLGPNAPKIEDLKWHSAFFRKQMGTSLARSLKKPLKRDRVRDRSGNDSRSLLRQPSPREGGADPGSFLNFDKTFAETRIVSAQQKNGVVIPEHRKRRDNRPQCEVAKAELKEKTSKHNHKLLRPTELSQRQLENKRAVHHSGGRSAPGTRRDIVPKCNGGLVKVNSNQTVVKVPTTPTSPGKNWGGFRIPKKGERQQQGESLEEACRQNSGYPYLGVGRVPAKERTKSKLKPDSENDGYVPDAEMSDSETEVAEKKCRQQRLSPNSSIGRRTDIIRRSILAT, encoded by the exons GTCTGTCTACCTGGTCTCAGCATTCCAGATCTCAACGTCGTAGGACTTCATGTTCCAGAGATGAAGATCGGAAACCTTCTGAG GTGTTCAGAACGGACCTGATCACTGCCATGAAGTTACATGACTCCTTCCAGCTGAACCCTGATGAATACTATGTGCTGGCAGATCCCTGGAGGCAGGAGTGGGAAAAGGGAGTTCAGGTGCCAGTTAGCCCAGGGACCATCCCAGAACCAGTAGCCAG AGTCGTGTCCGAGACAAAAGCCGTCACCTTCACGCGTCCCAGGAAATACATCGTTTCCTCGGGCGCGGAGCCTCCGGAGCTGGGCTACGTGGACATTCGAACCCTGGCAGACAGCATGTGCCGCTATGACCTCAATGATGTGGATGTAGCATGGCTGCAACTTGCCAATGAAGAATTCAAAGAAATGG ggatgctggagctggatgAGTACACCATGGAAAGGGTGATGGAGGAGTTTGAGCAGCGCTGCTACGATAACATGAACCACGCCATCGAGACGGAAGAAGGGCTGGGGATTGAATACGATGAGGATGTCGTCTGTGACGTCTGTCAGTCTCCAGACGGAGAGGACGGCAATGAAATGGTGTTCTGTGACAAATGCAATATTTGTGTGCACCAG GCGTGCTACGGGATCCTGAAGGTGCCCGAGGGCAGCTGGCTGTGCCGGACCTGCGCGCTGGGCGTCCAGCCCAAGTGCCTGCTGTGCCCCAAAAAGGGCGGCGCCATGAAGCCCACCCGGAGCGGCACCAAGTGGGTGCACGTCAGCTGTGCTCTCTGGATTCCAGAG GTGAGCATCGGAAGCCCTGAAAAAATGGAGCCCATCACAAAAGtttcccacattcccagcagTAGGTGGGCACTGGTGTGCAGCCTGTGTAATGAAAAGGTTGGAGCTTCTATACAG TGTTCAGTGAAAAACTGCAGAACAGCGTTTCACGTCACCTGCGCGTTTGACCGCGGCTTGGAGATGAAGACCATCTTGGCAGAGAACGACGAGGTGAAGTTCAAGTCGTACTGTCCCAAGCACAGCTCCACCAAGAAAGCAGATGCTGAGACTTCGAGTgacagcccagggcaggagaacAGGAATGGGATTCAGGACACCTCTCTTCCTGCCCACATGGACCCTTTCCACAGCATGGATCAAAACCAGGAGGAGGCCCACAGGGTCAGCCTCCGCAAGCagaagctccagcagctggaggatgaGTTCTACACGTTCGTCGAATCTTTGGAAGTGGCCAAAGTGCTGCGGCTGCCTGAGGAGCCGGTGGAATTCCTTTACCAGTACTGGAAACTGAAGAGGAAATCCAATTTCAATAAGCCTTTGATTACCCCAAAGAAGGATGAGGAGGACAATCTGGCTAAACGGGAGCAGGATGTTCTGttcaggaggctgcagctcttcacGCACCTCCGGCAGGACCTGGAGCGG GTGCGAAACCTCACTTACATGGTGACGCGGAGAGAGAAAATCAAGAGATCTGTTTGCAAAGTTCAGGAGCAGATATTTAACAGCTACACAAAGCAGTTGGAACAAGAAAGAGTTTCAG GTGTGCCTTCCTCCTTCGCCTCCATGGAGAACACGGTGTTGTTCAACAGCCCGTCGCTGGGCCCCAACGCCCCCAAGATCGAGGACCTGAAGTGGCACTCTGCGTTCTTCAGGAAGCAGATGGGCACATCTCTGGCCCGCTCCTTGAAAAAACCGCTCAAGAGAGACAGGGTAAGAGACAGGTCTGGGAACGACAGCAGATCCCTGCTGAGGCAGCCCAGCCCGAGGGAAGGAGGTGCAGATCCAGgcagctttttaaattttgacaAGACCTTTGCTGAGACACGGATTGTATCGGCACAGCAGAAAAACGGCGTCGTCATACCAGAGCACAGGAAGAGAAGAGACAATCGCCCGCAGTGCGAGGTGGCGaaggcagagctgaaggaaaagaCTTCTAAACACAACCACAAACTTCTGAGACCCACAGAACTCTCTCAGAGGCaattggaaaacaaaagggCTGTGCACCACTCCGGTGGTAGGTCAGCGCCTGGCACTCGGAGGGATATAGTGCCTAAATGTAACGGGGGTCTGGTCAAAGTAAACTCTAATCAGACAGTAGTTAAAGTGCCTACCACGCCCACGAGCCCAGGGAAAAACTGGGGCGGATTCCGAATTCCAAAGAagggggagaggcagcagcagggggagAGCCTGGAGGAGGCCTGCCGCCAGAACTCCGGCTACCCCTACCTGGGCGTGGGCAGAGTTCCAGCCAAGGAGCGGACAAAAAGCAAGTTAAAGCCTGACAGCGAGAACGATGGCTATGTCCCCGACGCCGAAATGAGCGACTCGGAGACGGAAGTGGCTGAAAAGaagtgcaggcagcagaggctcAGTCCCAACAGCAGCATCGGCAGGAGGACAGACATTATCCGGAGGAGCATCCTGGCGACCTGA
- the JADE1 gene encoding protein Jade-1 isoform X6 gives MPETTGLSTWSQHSRSQRRRTSCSRDEDRKPSEVFRTDLITAMKLHDSFQLNPDEYYVLADPWRQEWEKGVQVPVSPGTIPEPVARVVSETKAVTFTRPRKYIVSSGAEPPELGYVDIRTLADSMCRYDLNDVDVAWLQLANEEFKEMGMLELDEYTMERVMEEFEQRCYDNMNHAIETEEGLGIEYDEDVVCDVCQSPDGEDGNEMVFCDKCNICVHQACYGILKVPEGSWLCRTCALGVQPKCLLCPKKGGAMKPTRSGTKWVHVSCALWIPEVSIGSPEKMEPITKVSHIPSSRWALVCSLCNEKVGASIQCSVKNCRTAFHVTCAFDRGLEMKTILAENDEVKFKSYCPKHSSTKKADAETSSDSPGQENRNGIQDTSLPAHMDPFHSMDQNQEEAHRVSLRKQKLQQLEDEFYTFVESLEVAKVLRLPEEPVEFLYQYWKLKRKSNFNKPLITPKKDEEDNLAKREQDVLFRRLQLFTHLRQDLERVRNLTYMVTRREKIKRSVCKVQEQIFNSYTKQLEQERVSGVPSSFASMENTVLFNSPSLGPNAPKIEDLKWHSAFFRKQMGTSLARSLKKPLKRDRVRDRSGNDSRSLLRQPSPREGGADPGSFLNFDKTFAETRIVSAQQKNGVVIPEHRKRRDNRPQCEVAKAELKEKTSKHNHKLLRPTELSQRQLENKRAVHHSGGRSAPGTRRDIVPKCNGGLVKVNSNQTVVKVPTTPTSPGKNWGGFRIPKKGERQQQGESLEEACRQNSGYPYLGVGRVPAKERTKSKLKPDSENDGYVPDAEMSDSETEVAEKKCRQQRLSPNSSIGRRTDIIRRSILAT, from the exons GTCTGTCTACCTGGTCTCAGCATTCCAGATCTCAACGTCGTAGGACTTCATGTTCCAGAGATGAAGATCGGAAACCTTCTGAG GTGTTCAGAACGGACCTGATCACTGCCATGAAGTTACATGACTCCTTCCAGCTGAACCCTGATGAATACTATGTGCTGGCAGATCCCTGGAGGCAGGAGTGGGAAAAGGGAGTTCAGGTGCCAGTTAGCCCAGGGACCATCCCAGAACCAGTAGCCAG AGTCGTGTCCGAGACAAAAGCCGTCACCTTCACGCGTCCCAGGAAATACATCGTTTCCTCGGGCGCGGAGCCTCCGGAGCTGGGCTACGTGGACATTCGAACCCTGGCAGACAGCATGTGCCGCTATGACCTCAATGATGTGGATGTAGCATGGCTGCAACTTGCCAATGAAGAATTCAAAGAAATGG ggatgctggagctggatgAGTACACCATGGAAAGGGTGATGGAGGAGTTTGAGCAGCGCTGCTACGATAACATGAACCACGCCATCGAGACGGAAGAAGGGCTGGGGATTGAATACGATGAGGATGTCGTCTGTGACGTCTGTCAGTCTCCAGACGGAGAGGACGGCAATGAAATGGTGTTCTGTGACAAATGCAATATTTGTGTGCACCAG GCGTGCTACGGGATCCTGAAGGTGCCCGAGGGCAGCTGGCTGTGCCGGACCTGCGCGCTGGGCGTCCAGCCCAAGTGCCTGCTGTGCCCCAAAAAGGGCGGCGCCATGAAGCCCACCCGGAGCGGCACCAAGTGGGTGCACGTCAGCTGTGCTCTCTGGATTCCAGAG GTGAGCATCGGAAGCCCTGAAAAAATGGAGCCCATCACAAAAGtttcccacattcccagcagTAGGTGGGCACTGGTGTGCAGCCTGTGTAATGAAAAGGTTGGAGCTTCTATACAG TGTTCAGTGAAAAACTGCAGAACAGCGTTTCACGTCACCTGCGCGTTTGACCGCGGCTTGGAGATGAAGACCATCTTGGCAGAGAACGACGAGGTGAAGTTCAAGTCGTACTGTCCCAAGCACAGCTCCACCAAGAAAGCAGATGCTGAGACTTCGAGTgacagcccagggcaggagaacAGGAATGGGATTCAGGACACCTCTCTTCCTGCCCACATGGACCCTTTCCACAGCATGGATCAAAACCAGGAGGAGGCCCACAGGGTCAGCCTCCGCAAGCagaagctccagcagctggaggatgaGTTCTACACGTTCGTCGAATCTTTGGAAGTGGCCAAAGTGCTGCGGCTGCCTGAGGAGCCGGTGGAATTCCTTTACCAGTACTGGAAACTGAAGAGGAAATCCAATTTCAATAAGCCTTTGATTACCCCAAAGAAGGATGAGGAGGACAATCTGGCTAAACGGGAGCAGGATGTTCTGttcaggaggctgcagctcttcacGCACCTCCGGCAGGACCTGGAGCGG GTGCGAAACCTCACTTACATGGTGACGCGGAGAGAGAAAATCAAGAGATCTGTTTGCAAAGTTCAGGAGCAGATATTTAACAGCTACACAAAGCAGTTGGAACAAGAAAGAGTTTCAG GTGTGCCTTCCTCCTTCGCCTCCATGGAGAACACGGTGTTGTTCAACAGCCCGTCGCTGGGCCCCAACGCCCCCAAGATCGAGGACCTGAAGTGGCACTCTGCGTTCTTCAGGAAGCAGATGGGCACATCTCTGGCCCGCTCCTTGAAAAAACCGCTCAAGAGAGACAGGGTAAGAGACAGGTCTGGGAACGACAGCAGATCCCTGCTGAGGCAGCCCAGCCCGAGGGAAGGAGGTGCAGATCCAGgcagctttttaaattttgacaAGACCTTTGCTGAGACACGGATTGTATCGGCACAGCAGAAAAACGGCGTCGTCATACCAGAGCACAGGAAGAGAAGAGACAATCGCCCGCAGTGCGAGGTGGCGaaggcagagctgaaggaaaagaCTTCTAAACACAACCACAAACTTCTGAGACCCACAGAACTCTCTCAGAGGCaattggaaaacaaaagggCTGTGCACCACTCCGGTGGTAGGTCAGCGCCTGGCACTCGGAGGGATATAGTGCCTAAATGTAACGGGGGTCTGGTCAAAGTAAACTCTAATCAGACAGTAGTTAAAGTGCCTACCACGCCCACGAGCCCAGGGAAAAACTGGGGCGGATTCCGAATTCCAAAGAagggggagaggcagcagcagggggagAGCCTGGAGGAGGCCTGCCGCCAGAACTCCGGCTACCCCTACCTGGGCGTGGGCAGAGTTCCAGCCAAGGAGCGGACAAAAAGCAAGTTAAAGCCTGACAGCGAGAACGATGGCTATGTCCCCGACGCCGAAATGAGCGACTCGGAGACGGAAGTGGCTGAAAAGaagtgcaggcagcagaggctcAGTCCCAACAGCAGCATCGGCAGGAGGACAGACATTATCCGGAGGAGCATCCTGGCGACCTGA
- the JADE1 gene encoding protein Jade-1 isoform X8: MCRYDLNDVDVAWLQLANEEFKEMGMLELDEYTMERVMEEFEQRCYDNMNHAIETEEGLGIEYDEDVVCDVCQSPDGEDGNEMVFCDKCNICVHQACYGILKVPEGSWLCRTCALGVQPKCLLCPKKGGAMKPTRSGTKWVHVSCALWIPEVSIGSPEKMEPITKVSHIPSSRWALVCSLCNEKVGASIQCSVKNCRTAFHVTCAFDRGLEMKTILAENDEVKFKSYCPKHSSTKKADAETSSDSPGQENRNGIQDTSLPAHMDPFHSMDQNQEEAHRVSLRKQKLQQLEDEFYTFVESLEVAKVLRLPEEPVEFLYQYWKLKRKSNFNKPLITPKKDEEDNLAKREQDVLFRRLQLFTHLRQDLERVRNLTYMVTRREKIKRSVCKVQEQIFNSYTKQLEQERVSGVPSSFASMENTVLFNSPSLGPNAPKIEDLKWHSAFFRKQMGTSLARSLKKPLKRDRVRDRSGNDSRSLLRQPSPREGGADPGSFLNFDKTFAETRIVSAQQKNGVVIPEHRKRRDNRPQCEVAKAELKEKTSKHNHKLLRPTELSQRQLENKRAVHHSGGRSAPGTRRDIVPKCNGGLVKVNSNQTVVKVPTTPTSPGKNWGGFRIPKKGERQQQGESLEEACRQNSGYPYLGVGRVPAKERTKSKLKPDSENDGYVPDAEMSDSETEVAEKKCRQQRLSPNSSIGRRTDIIRRSILAT, encoded by the exons ATGTGCCGCTATGACCTCAATGATGTGGATGTAGCATGGCTGCAACTTGCCAATGAAGAATTCAAAGAAATGG ggatgctggagctggatgAGTACACCATGGAAAGGGTGATGGAGGAGTTTGAGCAGCGCTGCTACGATAACATGAACCACGCCATCGAGACGGAAGAAGGGCTGGGGATTGAATACGATGAGGATGTCGTCTGTGACGTCTGTCAGTCTCCAGACGGAGAGGACGGCAATGAAATGGTGTTCTGTGACAAATGCAATATTTGTGTGCACCAG GCGTGCTACGGGATCCTGAAGGTGCCCGAGGGCAGCTGGCTGTGCCGGACCTGCGCGCTGGGCGTCCAGCCCAAGTGCCTGCTGTGCCCCAAAAAGGGCGGCGCCATGAAGCCCACCCGGAGCGGCACCAAGTGGGTGCACGTCAGCTGTGCTCTCTGGATTCCAGAG GTGAGCATCGGAAGCCCTGAAAAAATGGAGCCCATCACAAAAGtttcccacattcccagcagTAGGTGGGCACTGGTGTGCAGCCTGTGTAATGAAAAGGTTGGAGCTTCTATACAG TGTTCAGTGAAAAACTGCAGAACAGCGTTTCACGTCACCTGCGCGTTTGACCGCGGCTTGGAGATGAAGACCATCTTGGCAGAGAACGACGAGGTGAAGTTCAAGTCGTACTGTCCCAAGCACAGCTCCACCAAGAAAGCAGATGCTGAGACTTCGAGTgacagcccagggcaggagaacAGGAATGGGATTCAGGACACCTCTCTTCCTGCCCACATGGACCCTTTCCACAGCATGGATCAAAACCAGGAGGAGGCCCACAGGGTCAGCCTCCGCAAGCagaagctccagcagctggaggatgaGTTCTACACGTTCGTCGAATCTTTGGAAGTGGCCAAAGTGCTGCGGCTGCCTGAGGAGCCGGTGGAATTCCTTTACCAGTACTGGAAACTGAAGAGGAAATCCAATTTCAATAAGCCTTTGATTACCCCAAAGAAGGATGAGGAGGACAATCTGGCTAAACGGGAGCAGGATGTTCTGttcaggaggctgcagctcttcacGCACCTCCGGCAGGACCTGGAGCGG GTGCGAAACCTCACTTACATGGTGACGCGGAGAGAGAAAATCAAGAGATCTGTTTGCAAAGTTCAGGAGCAGATATTTAACAGCTACACAAAGCAGTTGGAACAAGAAAGAGTTTCAG GTGTGCCTTCCTCCTTCGCCTCCATGGAGAACACGGTGTTGTTCAACAGCCCGTCGCTGGGCCCCAACGCCCCCAAGATCGAGGACCTGAAGTGGCACTCTGCGTTCTTCAGGAAGCAGATGGGCACATCTCTGGCCCGCTCCTTGAAAAAACCGCTCAAGAGAGACAGGGTAAGAGACAGGTCTGGGAACGACAGCAGATCCCTGCTGAGGCAGCCCAGCCCGAGGGAAGGAGGTGCAGATCCAGgcagctttttaaattttgacaAGACCTTTGCTGAGACACGGATTGTATCGGCACAGCAGAAAAACGGCGTCGTCATACCAGAGCACAGGAAGAGAAGAGACAATCGCCCGCAGTGCGAGGTGGCGaaggcagagctgaaggaaaagaCTTCTAAACACAACCACAAACTTCTGAGACCCACAGAACTCTCTCAGAGGCaattggaaaacaaaagggCTGTGCACCACTCCGGTGGTAGGTCAGCGCCTGGCACTCGGAGGGATATAGTGCCTAAATGTAACGGGGGTCTGGTCAAAGTAAACTCTAATCAGACAGTAGTTAAAGTGCCTACCACGCCCACGAGCCCAGGGAAAAACTGGGGCGGATTCCGAATTCCAAAGAagggggagaggcagcagcagggggagAGCCTGGAGGAGGCCTGCCGCCAGAACTCCGGCTACCCCTACCTGGGCGTGGGCAGAGTTCCAGCCAAGGAGCGGACAAAAAGCAAGTTAAAGCCTGACAGCGAGAACGATGGCTATGTCCCCGACGCCGAAATGAGCGACTCGGAGACGGAAGTGGCTGAAAAGaagtgcaggcagcagaggctcAGTCCCAACAGCAGCATCGGCAGGAGGACAGACATTATCCGGAGGAGCATCCTGGCGACCTGA
- the JADE1 gene encoding protein Jade-1 isoform X4 produces MGYRGCLLFPGEIMKRHRLPSSSEDSDDNGSLSTWSQHSRSQRRRTSCSRDEDRKPSEVFRTDLITAMKLHDSFQLNPDEYYVLADPWRQEWEKGVQVPVSPGTIPEPVARVVSETKAVTFTRPRKYIVSSGAEPPELGYVDIRTLADSMCRYDLNDVDVAWLQLANEEFKEMGMLELDEYTMERVMEEFEQRCYDNMNHAIETEEGLGIEYDEDVVCDVCQSPDGEDGNEMVFCDKCNICVHQACYGILKVPEGSWLCRTCALGVQPKCLLCPKKGGAMKPTRSGTKWVHVSCALWIPEVSIGSPEKMEPITKVSHIPSSRWALVCSLCNEKVGASIQCSVKNCRTAFHVTCAFDRGLEMKTILAENDEVKFKSYCPKHSSTKKADAETSSDSPGQENRNGIQDTSLPAHMDPFHSMDQNQEEAHRVSLRKQKLQQLEDEFYTFVESLEVAKVLRLPEEPVEFLYQYWKLKRKSNFNKPLITPKKDEEDNLAKREQDVLFRRLQLFTHLRQDLERVRNLTYMVTRREKIKRSVCKVQEQIFNSYTKQLEQERVSGVPSSFASMENTVLFNSPSLGPNAPKIEDLKWHSAFFRKQMGTSLARSLKKPLKRDRVRDRSGNDSRSLLRQPSPREGGADPGSFLNFDKTFAETRIVSAQQKNGVVIPEHRKRRDNRPQCEVAKAELKEKTSKHNHKLLRPTELSQRQLENKRAVHHSGGRSAPGTRRDIVPKCNGGLVKVNSNQTVVKVPTTPTSPGKNWGGFRIPKKGERQQQGESLEEACRQNSGYPYLGVGRVPAKERTKSKLKPDSENDGYVPDAEMSDSETEVAEKKCRQQRLSPNSSIGRRTDIIRRSILAT; encoded by the exons GTCTGTCTACCTGGTCTCAGCATTCCAGATCTCAACGTCGTAGGACTTCATGTTCCAGAGATGAAGATCGGAAACCTTCTGAG GTGTTCAGAACGGACCTGATCACTGCCATGAAGTTACATGACTCCTTCCAGCTGAACCCTGATGAATACTATGTGCTGGCAGATCCCTGGAGGCAGGAGTGGGAAAAGGGAGTTCAGGTGCCAGTTAGCCCAGGGACCATCCCAGAACCAGTAGCCAG AGTCGTGTCCGAGACAAAAGCCGTCACCTTCACGCGTCCCAGGAAATACATCGTTTCCTCGGGCGCGGAGCCTCCGGAGCTGGGCTACGTGGACATTCGAACCCTGGCAGACAGCATGTGCCGCTATGACCTCAATGATGTGGATGTAGCATGGCTGCAACTTGCCAATGAAGAATTCAAAGAAATGG ggatgctggagctggatgAGTACACCATGGAAAGGGTGATGGAGGAGTTTGAGCAGCGCTGCTACGATAACATGAACCACGCCATCGAGACGGAAGAAGGGCTGGGGATTGAATACGATGAGGATGTCGTCTGTGACGTCTGTCAGTCTCCAGACGGAGAGGACGGCAATGAAATGGTGTTCTGTGACAAATGCAATATTTGTGTGCACCAG GCGTGCTACGGGATCCTGAAGGTGCCCGAGGGCAGCTGGCTGTGCCGGACCTGCGCGCTGGGCGTCCAGCCCAAGTGCCTGCTGTGCCCCAAAAAGGGCGGCGCCATGAAGCCCACCCGGAGCGGCACCAAGTGGGTGCACGTCAGCTGTGCTCTCTGGATTCCAGAG GTGAGCATCGGAAGCCCTGAAAAAATGGAGCCCATCACAAAAGtttcccacattcccagcagTAGGTGGGCACTGGTGTGCAGCCTGTGTAATGAAAAGGTTGGAGCTTCTATACAG TGTTCAGTGAAAAACTGCAGAACAGCGTTTCACGTCACCTGCGCGTTTGACCGCGGCTTGGAGATGAAGACCATCTTGGCAGAGAACGACGAGGTGAAGTTCAAGTCGTACTGTCCCAAGCACAGCTCCACCAAGAAAGCAGATGCTGAGACTTCGAGTgacagcccagggcaggagaacAGGAATGGGATTCAGGACACCTCTCTTCCTGCCCACATGGACCCTTTCCACAGCATGGATCAAAACCAGGAGGAGGCCCACAGGGTCAGCCTCCGCAAGCagaagctccagcagctggaggatgaGTTCTACACGTTCGTCGAATCTTTGGAAGTGGCCAAAGTGCTGCGGCTGCCTGAGGAGCCGGTGGAATTCCTTTACCAGTACTGGAAACTGAAGAGGAAATCCAATTTCAATAAGCCTTTGATTACCCCAAAGAAGGATGAGGAGGACAATCTGGCTAAACGGGAGCAGGATGTTCTGttcaggaggctgcagctcttcacGCACCTCCGGCAGGACCTGGAGCGG GTGCGAAACCTCACTTACATGGTGACGCGGAGAGAGAAAATCAAGAGATCTGTTTGCAAAGTTCAGGAGCAGATATTTAACAGCTACACAAAGCAGTTGGAACAAGAAAGAGTTTCAG GTGTGCCTTCCTCCTTCGCCTCCATGGAGAACACGGTGTTGTTCAACAGCCCGTCGCTGGGCCCCAACGCCCCCAAGATCGAGGACCTGAAGTGGCACTCTGCGTTCTTCAGGAAGCAGATGGGCACATCTCTGGCCCGCTCCTTGAAAAAACCGCTCAAGAGAGACAGGGTAAGAGACAGGTCTGGGAACGACAGCAGATCCCTGCTGAGGCAGCCCAGCCCGAGGGAAGGAGGTGCAGATCCAGgcagctttttaaattttgacaAGACCTTTGCTGAGACACGGATTGTATCGGCACAGCAGAAAAACGGCGTCGTCATACCAGAGCACAGGAAGAGAAGAGACAATCGCCCGCAGTGCGAGGTGGCGaaggcagagctgaaggaaaagaCTTCTAAACACAACCACAAACTTCTGAGACCCACAGAACTCTCTCAGAGGCaattggaaaacaaaagggCTGTGCACCACTCCGGTGGTAGGTCAGCGCCTGGCACTCGGAGGGATATAGTGCCTAAATGTAACGGGGGTCTGGTCAAAGTAAACTCTAATCAGACAGTAGTTAAAGTGCCTACCACGCCCACGAGCCCAGGGAAAAACTGGGGCGGATTCCGAATTCCAAAGAagggggagaggcagcagcagggggagAGCCTGGAGGAGGCCTGCCGCCAGAACTCCGGCTACCCCTACCTGGGCGTGGGCAGAGTTCCAGCCAAGGAGCGGACAAAAAGCAAGTTAAAGCCTGACAGCGAGAACGATGGCTATGTCCCCGACGCCGAAATGAGCGACTCGGAGACGGAAGTGGCTGAAAAGaagtgcaggcagcagaggctcAGTCCCAACAGCAGCATCGGCAGGAGGACAGACATTATCCGGAGGAGCATCCTGGCGACCTGA